From Pseudomonas poae, the proteins below share one genomic window:
- a CDS encoding TDT family transporter gives MTCSNTLSYKPFSHLTRPREVIRQFTPNWFAATMGTGVLALALAQLPVNLPGLQAIAEGLWLFTIGLFVLFSVLYAARWVMFFHEARRIFGHSTVSMFFGTIPMGLATILNGLLLFGLPRWGSQVIPLAQALWWLDVAMAVACGVLIPFMMFTRQEHSIDQMTAVWLLPVVAAEVAAASGGLLAPHLADAHAQLVMLVTSYVLWAFSLPVAFSILTILMLRMALHKLPPANMAASSWLALGPIGTGALGMLLLGGDAPAIFSANGVQGVGEMANGLGLVAGITLWGFGLWWMLIAVLITLRYLRAGIPFNLGWWGFTFPLGVYALATLKLAGLLQLGFFSVFGCVLVVALALMWLIVATRTVQGAYKGELFVSPCIAGLANK, from the coding sequence ATGACCTGCTCGAACACCCTCAGTTACAAACCCTTCAGTCACCTGACCCGTCCCCGGGAAGTGATTCGCCAATTCACCCCCAACTGGTTTGCCGCCACCATGGGCACCGGCGTGCTGGCCCTTGCCCTGGCGCAACTGCCGGTCAACCTGCCGGGGCTGCAGGCCATTGCCGAAGGGCTGTGGCTGTTCACCATTGGCCTGTTTGTGCTGTTCAGTGTTTTGTATGCGGCACGCTGGGTGATGTTTTTTCACGAGGCGCGGCGCATTTTCGGGCACTCCACCGTCTCGATGTTCTTCGGCACCATCCCCATGGGCCTGGCCACGATTCTCAACGGCTTGCTGCTGTTTGGCCTGCCACGCTGGGGCAGTCAGGTCATCCCGTTGGCTCAAGCCTTGTGGTGGCTGGACGTGGCGATGGCCGTGGCCTGCGGTGTATTGATCCCGTTCATGATGTTTACGCGCCAGGAACACAGCATCGACCAGATGACCGCCGTTTGGCTGTTGCCGGTGGTCGCCGCTGAAGTCGCGGCGGCCAGCGGTGGTCTGCTGGCACCGCATTTGGCCGACGCCCATGCGCAACTGGTAATGCTGGTGACCAGCTACGTGCTCTGGGCATTTTCGCTGCCGGTGGCGTTCAGCATCCTGACCATCCTGATGCTGCGCATGGCCCTGCACAAACTGCCCCCCGCCAATATGGCCGCGTCGAGCTGGCTGGCGCTGGGCCCCATCGGTACTGGCGCCCTCGGCATGCTGTTGCTGGGCGGCGACGCGCCGGCGATCTTCAGCGCCAATGGCGTGCAGGGCGTCGGCGAAATGGCCAACGGCCTGGGCCTGGTGGCCGGCATTACTCTGTGGGGCTTCGGTTTGTGGTGGATGCTGATCGCGGTGTTGATCACCCTGCGTTACCTGCGCGCCGGTATCCCGTTCAACCTGGGGTGGTGGGGGTTTACCTTCCCGCTGGGGGTGTATGCCCTGGCTACGCTGAAGCTGGCCGGCCTGTTGCAACTGGGGTTCTTCAGCGTATTCGGCTGCGTGCTGGTGGTGGCATTGGCGCTGATGTGGCTGATCGTGGCCACGCGCACCGTGCAGGGCGCCTATAAAGGCGAGCTTTTTGTTTCGCCCTGCATTGCAGGACTAGCGAATAAGTAA